A genome region from Candidatus Thermoplasmatota archaeon includes the following:
- a CDS encoding class I fructose-bisphosphate aldolase, with translation MELEEMIKEYWSGDIDTIRGILGAESDYLLNHTCEKIRKENLHLPGHNFIERTFECSDRPTQVLRNLRAIFEHGRLGGTGYLSILPVDQGIEHSAAASFTPNQLYFDPENIVKLAILGGCNAVASTLGVLGSVSRRYAHKIPFIVKLNHNELLTYPNKFDQIMFAGVDQAWEMGAAAVGCTIYFGSNESSRQIQEVSQAFKYAHELGMATVLWCYLRNPAFRVDGKDYHTSADLTGQANHIGVTIEADIVKQKLPTLNGGYVALNRDGVKYGQMDNRAYTELASDHPIDLTRYQVANCYMGRIGLINSGGASGTNDLFEAVKTAVINKRAGGMGLILGRKAFQKPMEEGIRLLNAVQDVYLCEDITIA, from the coding sequence ATGGAGTTAGAGGAGATGATTAAAGAATATTGGAGTGGGGATATAGATACTATACGTGGTATACTAGGTGCTGAATCAGATTATCTTTTGAATCATACATGTGAGAAGATACGTAAAGAAAACTTGCATTTACCTGGTCATAATTTTATTGAGAGAACATTCGAATGCTCTGACAGACCAACTCAGGTTTTGCGGAATCTTAGAGCAATTTTTGAACATGGTAGACTAGGTGGTACAGGTTATCTGTCAATATTACCAGTTGATCAAGGTATTGAGCATTCTGCAGCCGCATCTTTTACACCAAACCAATTATATTTTGATCCAGAAAACATAGTGAAACTTGCTATTCTAGGTGGCTGCAATGCTGTTGCATCAACACTTGGTGTTCTAGGTTCTGTTTCAAGGAGGTATGCTCACAAGATACCCTTTATTGTTAAATTAAATCATAACGAATTATTGACATATCCAAATAAATTCGATCAGATAATGTTCGCTGGTGTTGACCAGGCATGGGAGATGGGTGCAGCAGCAGTTGGTTGCACAATATATTTCGGTTCAAACGAGTCTTCTCGCCAGATACAAGAGGTGAGCCAGGCTTTTAAATATGCGCATGAACTAGGTATGGCAACAGTGCTATGGTGTTATCTGAGAAACCCTGCATTCAGAGTAGATGGAAAGGATTATCACACCTCAGCTGATCTAACAGGGCAGGCTAACCATATAGGTGTTACGATAGAAGCAGACATAGTTAAACAAAAACTACCCACGTTAAACGGCGGTTATGTTGCACTTAACCGTGATGGTGTTAAATACGGTCAGATGGACAACAGGGCATACACTGAATTAGCATCAGATCATCCTATAGATCTTACAAGATACCAGGTTGCAAACTGCTATATGGGTCGTATAGGTCTGATTAACTCAGGTGGTGCCTCAGGCACAAATGATCTATTTGAAGCTGTTAAAACAGCTGTGATAAACAAACGCGCTGGTGGA